From a region of the Scyliorhinus torazame isolate Kashiwa2021f chromosome 15, sScyTor2.1, whole genome shotgun sequence genome:
- the mzt1 gene encoding mitotic-spindle organizing protein 1, which produces MANAGNLNAVRETMDVLLEISRLLNTGLDMESLSICVRLCEQGINPEALASVIKELRKATDSLKVAENMTG; this is translated from the exons ATGGCGAACGCTGGCAATCTGAACGCGGTGAGGGAGACGATGGACG TTCTCCTTGAAATTTCGAGGCTGCTGAATACTGGTCTTGATATGGAATCTCTCTCGATTTGTGTCCGCCTTTGCGAGCAAGGAATCAATCCAGAGGCCTTGGCTTCCGTCATCAAGGAACTGCGCAAGGCGACTGACTCGCTCAAA GTTGCTGAGAATATGACTGGTTGA